The Sulfurospirillum halorespirans DSM 13726 genome has a window encoding:
- the aroQ gene encoding type II 3-dehydroquinate dehydratase, with protein MKIVVIQGPNLNMLSHREQTIYGGMKLEEIHSQMETVAKQNGFEIEFFQSNLEGEIVDRIQECLGDADGIIINPAAYTHSSIAIRDAISAVALPAIEVHISNIYRREEFRQKSMTAAVCTGQISGFGPFGYHLAMISMMQMLGELDALRKAQAAQQQVTKA; from the coding sequence ATGAAAATTGTCGTGATTCAAGGTCCAAATCTTAATATGCTCAGTCACAGAGAGCAAACCATCTACGGTGGCATGAAACTTGAAGAGATTCACTCTCAAATGGAGACGGTCGCCAAACAAAATGGTTTTGAAATCGAATTTTTTCAATCCAATTTAGAGGGCGAAATCGTTGATCGTATCCAAGAGTGTTTAGGCGATGCCGATGGTATCATCATCAACCCAGCAGCGTACACACACAGTTCTATCGCGATTCGTGACGCGATTAGCGCGGTTGCTTTGCCTGCGATTGAAGTGCATATTAGCAACATCTACCGACGTGAAGAGTTTCGTCAAAAAAGTATGACCGCTGCGGTTTGTACCGGTCAAATCAGTGGTTTTGGACCGTTTGGTTACCACCTTGCGATGATTTCGATGATGCAAATGCTAGGCGAGCTTGACGCACTTCGCAAAGCACAAGCCGCACAACAACAAGTCACAAAAGCGTAA
- a CDS encoding M24 family metallopeptidase, which produces MNYILQDENALYYECGFSCDHAVFLKLGSEAFFITDARYTTEASEIIQNATVLEGDRRDLLKTARLLIRKSGITTLAYNPAEWNVEAYARLSEKLSINLQKKPNFSQQKRIIKSDAELEILKKAALFGRDAFTHFGEFLKQHGEGMDEKRAFFEAEAILKRHGELGLSFEPIIALGANAAKPHALPTCKTLQKGELVLLDAGVKYQRYCSDRTRTSFFDEGFNFEKEQRFNEALKQKVYDTVLCAQEAALKTVKIGVKAKEIDKAARDVIDKAGFGQYFIHSTGHGVGLDIHELPVISARSETIIEENMVFTIEPGIYLPEQFGVRIEDTIIVRNSGAEVMG; this is translated from the coding sequence ATGAACTACATTCTCCAAGATGAAAATGCGCTTTATTACGAATGCGGGTTTTCATGCGATCATGCGGTTTTTTTAAAACTAGGCAGTGAAGCTTTTTTTATCACCGATGCCCGTTATACAACAGAAGCCTCAGAGATCATCCAAAATGCAACTGTTTTAGAAGGCGATAGACGCGATTTGCTCAAAACAGCGCGTCTGTTGATTCGAAAAAGTGGCATCACAACGCTTGCGTATAACCCCGCCGAATGGAATGTGGAAGCGTACGCAAGACTGAGTGAAAAGCTGAGCATCAACCTTCAAAAAAAACCTAATTTTTCGCAACAAAAACGCATCATCAAAAGTGACGCTGAGCTTGAAATACTCAAAAAGGCGGCACTGTTTGGACGCGATGCGTTTACCCATTTTGGAGAATTTTTAAAACAACATGGTGAAGGGATGGATGAAAAACGTGCCTTCTTTGAAGCCGAAGCGATTTTAAAACGCCATGGCGAATTGGGGCTTAGTTTTGAGCCGATTATCGCCCTTGGAGCGAACGCTGCGAAACCACATGCACTGCCTACATGTAAAACGCTTCAAAAGGGTGAACTCGTGCTTTTAGATGCAGGCGTGAAGTATCAGCGTTACTGTTCTGATCGTACACGAACGAGCTTTTTTGATGAAGGGTTCAACTTTGAAAAAGAGCAGCGCTTCAATGAGGCTTTGAAACAGAAAGTTTATGATACAGTGCTGTGTGCTCAAGAAGCGGCGCTGAAAACGGTCAAAATCGGTGTTAAAGCCAAAGAGATCGACAAAGCAGCGCGCGATGTGATCGACAAAGCAGGATTTGGACAGTATTTTATTCACTCCACGGGGCATGGTGTCGGCCTTGATATTCATGAACTTCCTGTCATTAGTGCGCGTTCAGAAACCATCATCGAAGAGAATATGGTCTTTACCATAGAGCCTGGGATTTATTTGCCAGAGCAATTTGGCGTTAGAATCGAAGATACGATTATTGTGAGAAATAGCGGCGCTGAGGTTATGGGGTGA
- the folK gene encoding 2-amino-4-hydroxy-6-hydroxymethyldihydropteridine diphosphokinase, whose amino-acid sequence MKLERIRFFPTCKRAKPHFSHRAVIGLGGNQGDVKKRFVKLYRIFLNDSRFYIQKSSMVFQNPPFGYLDQPDFYNAIIVLQTSLRAKALLKVLLHVEHIFGRVRLFKNGPRTLDLDIIFFDNQKIHQPNLIVPHPKWSERASVIVPLFTLKSFKG is encoded by the coding sequence GTGAAGTTAGAACGCATTCGATTTTTTCCTACATGTAAACGAGCCAAACCTCATTTTTCGCACCGAGCCGTCATTGGACTTGGCGGCAATCAAGGCGATGTTAAAAAGCGTTTTGTCAAACTCTACCGTATATTTTTAAACGATTCACGTTTTTATATACAGAAAAGCTCCATGGTGTTTCAAAATCCACCGTTTGGCTATCTCGATCAGCCCGATTTTTACAATGCTATCATCGTATTGCAAACATCTCTACGTGCAAAAGCATTGCTCAAAGTGCTTTTACATGTAGAGCATATTTTTGGGCGTGTCAGACTCTTTAAAAATGGACCAAGAACGCTGGATTTAGATATAATATTTTTCGATAATCAAAAGATCCATCAGCCTAACTTAATCGTCCCCCACCCTAAATGGTCGGAGCGTGCATCGGTTATCGTTCCACTCTTTACGCTAAAAAGTTTTAAAGGATAG
- the flhF gene encoding flagellar biosynthesis protein FlhF, with the protein MEVKFHTFSGETPAEALKQAQQDCGENALVISTKQIRKKTISTSALYEVVVAVEEDQPTPIPKKPEPRAENKYKSGEDVLFSLSEAAKQISQIAQATGDMGGSNASKQAERTQNSEGIGEIKCEINKLADKIKLIQEMFWEERAPHRNNLAIPSEFSEIYKLAKTSGMGEDHLENIMNLTLEHMPVRMKNSSETIKRYFQVLLRKLIPVRMEAELPKGNKRVMMFVGPTGVGKTTTIAKLAARYSYIQEKRAKVGIITLDTYRIGAVEQLFQYAKMMRLPIEDVVDPSDFNNALSSLSHCDVILIDTVGSSQYDKDKLIKLNKFLQSSQLQIDVNLVLSAGSKLEDLKEIYKNFSFLDIDTLIFTKFDETKVFGTIFSLIYDIDKPVSYFSIGQEVPDDIVPASSDFLVECILDGFEKKRGEHGNAGK; encoded by the coding sequence ATAGAGGTGAAATTTCATACGTTTAGTGGTGAAACACCAGCAGAAGCGCTCAAACAAGCTCAACAAGACTGCGGTGAAAATGCACTTGTGATAAGTACCAAACAGATTCGCAAAAAGACGATTAGCACTTCCGCACTCTATGAAGTGGTCGTTGCCGTCGAAGAAGATCAACCCACTCCAATTCCTAAAAAACCAGAACCACGAGCTGAGAATAAATACAAAAGTGGCGAAGATGTGCTTTTTAGCCTCTCTGAAGCGGCCAAACAGATCTCACAAATTGCGCAAGCCACAGGTGACATGGGTGGCTCAAACGCTTCAAAGCAAGCAGAGAGAACTCAAAACAGCGAAGGTATTGGTGAGATCAAATGCGAAATCAATAAACTGGCCGATAAAATCAAACTCATCCAAGAGATGTTCTGGGAAGAGCGAGCACCGCATCGCAATAATTTAGCGATTCCCTCTGAATTTTCAGAGATTTATAAACTCGCTAAAACCAGCGGCATGGGCGAAGATCATTTAGAAAATATCATGAATCTCACCTTAGAGCATATGCCCGTACGTATGAAAAATAGCTCAGAGACGATCAAACGCTATTTTCAAGTGTTACTTCGCAAACTCATTCCCGTACGCATGGAAGCGGAACTGCCTAAAGGCAATAAGCGTGTGATGATGTTTGTGGGACCTACGGGTGTGGGAAAAACAACCACGATTGCCAAGCTTGCAGCTCGTTACTCGTATATTCAAGAAAAGCGTGCGAAAGTAGGCATTATTACGCTTGATACGTATAGAATTGGCGCAGTTGAACAACTTTTTCAGTATGCGAAGATGATGCGCTTACCCATCGAAGATGTGGTTGATCCGAGTGACTTTAACAATGCGCTTTCTTCTTTAAGTCATTGTGACGTGATTTTGATTGATACGGTAGGAAGTTCACAGTACGATAAAGATAAACTGATTAAGCTCAATAAGTTTCTGCAAAGCTCGCAATTACAAATCGATGTTAATTTAGTACTCTCTGCAGGAAGTAAGCTGGAAGACCTCAAAGAGATCTACAAAAATTTCTCTTTTTTAGACATTGATACGCTTATTTTTACAAAATTTGATGAAACGAAGGTTTTTGGAACGATATTTTCTTTGATTTACGATATTGACAAACCCGTAAGTTATTTTTCC